The following coding sequences are from one Triticum aestivum cultivar Chinese Spring chromosome 5A, IWGSC CS RefSeq v2.1, whole genome shotgun sequence window:
- the LOC123107974 gene encoding zinc finger A20 and AN1 domain-containing stress-associated protein 7-like has protein sequence MDASATAQNRKCPDKEETAGMCANGCGFFGAAATGNMCSKCYLDHVIIGTANTVAASTGPPEKKAKIIVAVPSSDGAAASSTAAALDSSVTSVKQPPVAANWCATCRKKAGLLGFRCRCEGTCCSVHRYSE, from the coding sequence ATGGACGCATCGGCGACGGCGCAGAACCGCAAGTGCCCCGACAAGGAGGAGACTGCCGGAATGTGCGCCAACGGCTGCGGCTTCTtcggcgccgccgccaccggcaaCATGTGCTCCAAGTGCTACCTGGATCACGTCATCATCGGCACCGCTAACACCGTGGCCGCCTCGACCGGGcctccggagaagaaggccaagattATCGTCGCCGTCCCGTCCTCCGATGGTGCGGCCGCTTCCTCCACCGCAGCCGCACTTGACTCCTCCGTGACGTCCGTGAAGCAGCCGCCGGTGGCGGCCAACTGGTGCGCGACGTGCCGCAAGAAAGCGGGCCTGCTGGGGTTCCGATGCCGCTGCGAGGGCACCTGCTGCAGTGTGCACCGCTACTCGGAGTAG